Below is a window of Myxococcus guangdongensis DNA.
CGGCCAAGTCCCGAATCGTATGGAGTGGGTCCAAAGAGGCCTTGAAGCCTCGGAGGGTGTAGGGGCCCTCCGGATTTCTTCGGTTCCCGTCCCGAGTTGCCCGGAGGTATTGGAGTTTCAGCCCCACAGGACGGCGTTGGCGCGGAACGCAATGGAGTGGTAGCCGCCCGCGCCCAAGCCGGAGCCCGCCGCCCTCAGCAAGGCTCCTAATACGACTTGGTCACTTCAAGAATGCGTGAGGGCGGGCGGACTGTTCCCCAGGCATGCCGCCAGCGCAGCTGAAGCGGTTGGAGACGGAACTGGAGAGCCGATGTTCGCGGGCCTGAGCCGTGTAGAGCGGCGACGGGCGATGGACTGGTACATCAAGGGACTGCTGCTCGAGGGTGAGCGCAAGAGCATCGACCCGATAGCGGGGATGCTGGTGGGGGCGACTGGCGAGAGGGCGGCCATGCCGGAACCTGTCAACGCGGATGAGACAGCGACTTCGTGAGATTACTTACAGCCCCTAACAAATGTCAGAGCAGAGGCGGCGCAGCAGCATGATGCAGCAGCCGAGGACGAGGAAGCCGAAGTGGACGTCGTCCCTGCGTTCGTCGCGGACGCGAAGTCGGCGGAGCTGGTTCTTCCAGGCCAAGGTGCGCTCCACCACCCAGCGGTATCGCCCCAGTCGCTCCTTGGATTCAACGCCCGGACGCGCAATGCGAGGAGCGATGCCGCGCAGGCGCAGGCCACGCCGGTTCCTCCTCGATGCGTAGGCCTTGTCACCATGCAGCTTCCCAGGACGGAGCCGGCGCTGGCCCGACGGCATCCTCACCGCGGGCACGGAGTCGAGGAGCGGGAAGAGTTCGTGGGTGTCGTGCACATTGGCTACAGTCACGGATTCAGTGAGCGGCAGGCCGTGGGCGTCTACGAGAAGATGATGCTTGCTACCCGCCTTCGCACTATCCGTCGGGTTTGGGCCTGTGGGGGCCCCCTTTTTGACGCCCGGACGGACGAGGAGTCGATGGAGGCCCGGGAGAAGTCGACCTTGCCGCGCAACCCCAGTTCGTCGAGCAACCGCTCCTGGAACTGCTCCCACACCCCAGCCCGGGTCCATTCCTCAAGCCGGCGCCAGGCCGTCATGCCCGATAGGCCGAACTGCTTGCGGGGCAGCATCTCCCAGGGGATTCCACTGCGGAGCACGAAGACGATGGCTTCCAGCGCCACTCTGTCGTCCGCTCGAGGACGCCCTAGCTTCTTCTTGGGACGAGGCGGAGGCAGCAAGGGAGCCACTCGCTGCCAGAAGGCGTCAGGGACGAGTTCGCGGACCATGCCCTTCAACCTGGAGATGGTTCTTCCCTGCGACCAGCCCACCCTCGACTTTCGTTAGGGGCTGTTATCTCTCCGGGGCGAGACGAATTTCCTGTTCGAACTGAACGATAGTCGTCCAGGAGGGGAGCTCCGCTAGGCAGTCCTTTTGCAATGCCGCGTGACTCGCCATCGTCGGCGCCGCGACCGGAAAACTCCGGTGACCGTCATCCCAGAGCTGCTGATAGGGGACGAGTAGAGGTCGAGGGCCTCGCTGGGGTTGGAGGCCATTCGGCCACCATCGGCTGGACGATGCCTTCGGTTGTAGATATGACGGTGACGTGAAGATTCGCGAGGTTCGGATCCGACACCTGAGGAACTTCGGCGCGGAAATGCGACCGATCCGCTTCTACGACGAAGAGACAGGGTTGGTACGCCCTCTGTCTGTCATGGTGGGCTCCAACGGCTCTGGCAAGTCGACCATCTTCCAAGTCATGGAGGGCCTTCTTAGCTTTGCGTTGGACGTGGTGGAAGATAGACCGATCACCCATGATATCCGCGATAACGGCTACGCGGCTCTCAATGTGGATTTTGGTTCGGCTCCCTTTCCTCAATTGCTCGGAGGTGTATGGATTGCTCTCGGGCGCAAAGATCGCGCGCCAGAGGGGTTCCGTTCGTTGAGCAATCAGATTTGTCGGATTGAGCAGCGAGGAGGCTCCGGAAAACCCCTTTTGCAGAAGGGGCCTCGGCAAGCGTTGAATGAATGGGTTGGCCGCATGATGAGAGGAGATGCCAAGCCTGAAGAAGGAGGCTTGCTCTTCTTCCCACACAATAGGTGGATTGAACATGAGCAGCGTGGCGCTATTGAGCCACCTCCTCGCTCTAAACCTTGGCTGTTCCGTTTCGAGCCACAGACTCGCTGGCACGGCAGTTTGTCACAGCTTTGGGTGTGGCAGAACTATCTCGACCTTGAGCAACACCGCGAGGGACGAGCTAGCCTCCTTCCCTTTGTCCAAATCATCGAGCAAATCCTAGGGAGAGGTCAGCAGATAGTCATCCGCGAGGGGCACGTTCAAATCGAACGTCCAGAGCATGGCGATTCTGTCGAACCTCATCAACTTCCTTCGGGCGAGCAGCAGGTGTTGGCTCTCTTCGGAGAGATCATTCGGTTTCTGCGCCCAGGGGCAGTTATTCTCATCGACGAGGTCGAGATCAGTCTGCATCCGGCCCTGCAGCGGACAGTTCTCTTCCATCTGCGAGAGATTGCCCGGCGATACGATCTCCAGATTATTGTTACGACGCACTCGATGGATATCATCTCCGCAGTGTCGCCTACAGAGATCATCAACCTCGATGATATGGTTTTCCAGGAGAAAGGTCGAGTACAGGGAGCCGCGAAATGAGCGGCTATCAGCAGGGTCAGGCACTCCTGAATGCCTGCGCAGCGGGCCGTGGGGTCATCGTGATGGTTGAGGGCGAAACCCCTCAGCACGATCCGTTCTTCTATAAGCGGTGGTTCGATGCGAGGGCTCGCGAGATCAGTTTCTTCCCGCAAAATGGCTGGTCAAAGGTTGTTCTGGCCGTAACCGAGCTTCGAGCCCAACTACCCGCCCGCCCAATATTTGGTATCATTGATCGTGACTTTGCCGACGATGCCGTCTTGCAAACTCAAGCAACGGCTCTTCCTGCAGACGGGGTGTTTCGCACAGGGTTGTGTACGCTAGAGAACTATTTGCTTGTTCCTTCGGGATGGCTGCGAGTGGTCAATCTTCTGTATCGCAACTCGCCACCAGTAGATTGGTCCAGTGAAGCCGATATAACCAAACGTATCGTGGATGCCTACCGACGGTGTGTTCCGCTCGCCGCGTTCAATATGACGGTTGCGAAGGAATATGAACGGCTGCCTCAAGATGGCATCAGCTACAAGATGCATCCAGACGCGGTCGTGGCACCTGAAGGCGAATTGAAGACGTGGGGACTCTCACGGTCTCCTCCCTTACCTCTCGAACAAGTCTTCCTGTCGAACCTACAGAAAATACAGAGCGCCCCGCAGTCCGAGTTGGAGAAGTGGGTCACGGGAAAGGCTGCCCTGAAGGTCTTCTTGCAGTCAATGCCACCCAAGGCGCGGGTCAGTCACGATCATCTTGTGAGCCTTTACCTCGACGGTTATCCAACTCCTCCGTCTGAGATCCATGCCCTCGTGACGCGCATCATAGATCGAGGAGGCCAGCCGTAATTATGCGTTGGGGCTTCGAGCCCCAATCACTACAGGGTGAAAATTGTGGCCTCAGGCGCAGCCTGATTCCCTGCCGCGAAGGATGGCCCCTTGCTGCTTTCGGGAGCAGCGACCCGTTAGGCAGAAGAATTCCAGCGTTGCGTATCGGAACCGAGCGTCGCCAAGCGGGAAGCTTATGGTTGCGCGCTTGCGATCCCAGCGAGGACTTTCCTTGGAGAACGCATCGAGCGCCTTCTCCCAGCCGGAAGGGAAGAACTCGCCTCTAGGCCCTGTCTGATGGAACCGCCGCCGCCGGTTGTTGTCCTCCGTAGGGAGGCAAGCCGGCGTGATGCGCTACGAATTGAACGAGCGGCAGTGGAGGGCCTTGGCCCCTCTGCTGCCGCACCAGGGTCGGGGTGGTGCATGGAAGGACCACCGGCTCATGCTCAATGGGATTCTCTGGCGGCTGCATACCGGAGCGCCCTGGCGCGACGTTCCCGCGCGCTATGGCCCCTGGCAGACCGTCTATGACCGCTTCGTACGCTGGCGCAGGGATGGCACCTGGGAGCGGTTGATGAGAACGCTCCAGGCCCATCTACAGGAACAGGACGAGTTGGACATGAGCGTCCTCTTCGTCGACTCCACGGTGGTGCGTGCTTCGCGCGCTGCCGCCGGGGGAGGCCAAAAGGGGGGCCACACGAGCCCGCGGACCACGCCTTGGGACGCTCTCGAGGAGGCTTTTCCACCAAGCTCCACCTCACCTGCGAGCGACACCGCCATGTCCTCTCCATTGCACTGACGGCGGGACAGGCCAGCGACCTGGTGGGCGTCTTTCCCGCCCTGGAAGGCGTCCGGGTCCAAGGGCGCCGAGGGCGTCCACGTCAGCGCCCGCGCGTGCTGGTGGGCGACAGGGGCTATAGCTTCGGTCCCGTACGTCGGTGGGCGAGGGCTCACCACGTGCGGGCTGTCCTGCCCAGCCGCTCAGACCAGCCTCGCTTCAATGCACGGTGCCGAGCGCGATTCGACCCGGCCCTCTATCGTCAGCGCAACGTCATCGAGCGAGCCGTCGGCCACCTCAAGGACAAGCGTGCCGTTGGCACTCGGTACGACAAGCTCGCCGTCAACTACCTCGCCATGGTGCAGGTGGCGCTCATCTGCTCCTACTTGCGCCACCTGCATCCGTCAGACAGGGCCTAGCACCTTCGTTGAGCACGAGTTGGGCCGCGAGGCCGATGTCGTCGGAACTCCACTGGAGTTCGCTCCACTTGGTGAGGTCGTGCGCCAGTCCACCGTTCACGCTCCCGAATGCCTTGGACGCAGGGCCCCACCACCAAGCGCGGGTCTTGATCTCGATCCACACGCGTGGCCCTTTGCCCTTAACGACGGCCTTGTCACGCCACGGCGCGACGAGGAGATCCATCGCATGAGGCGTAACCGTCCGGTGAGCGACGTGGCGGGAGGCATTGCCGAGGTAGAAGTCGTGGTGGACCCTGGCTGGAATGTCGAAGCCGGTTGAGAAGCAGGAGTGGCTCCAGGTCGCCGAGGCCTTCGAGGCGAGCGTAAACGACCGACGACCGGCGTCCTGAACCGGGGTGGATTCACCGGTTCACTCCGGCATGCGACGACCCAATCCCGATGAGTGGAAGCAGTTGGTGGAGGAGTTCGAGGCGAGCGGCCTGACGCAGAAGGAGTTCGCGGACAGGCAGCAGGTCTCTCTCGGTGGCTTCCAGTACTGGCTGTACAAGAAGTCGCGAGCCACGCCGGTCCGGAGGTCCGAGACGGCAGGCAGGCCGCGAGCCGCGTTTCTTCCCGTGGAGGTCGTCGCGTCTCCGTAACCGTCCGGTGAGCGACGTGGCGGGAGGCATTGCCGAGGTAGAAGTCGTGGTGGACCCTGGCTGGAATGTCGAAGCCGGTTGAGAAGCAGGAGTGGCTCCAGGTCGCCGAGGCCTTCGAGGCGAGCGGCCTGACGCAGAAGGAGTTCTCCACGCAGCGAGGATTGAGGCTGAGCACGCTGCAGTCGTGGGTGTACCGGCGCCGCCGCCAGCGCCCGCAGAAAGTCCCTGCGGTGCGGTTGCTGCCGGTGGAGGTCTCGGCCATCTCACCGCCGAGTCCCGCGCTGCTCGAGGTGGTGCTGGCCAGCGGAGCACGGCTGCGATTCCCCGTGGGCGCCGACGTCGACTACGTGACTCGGCTCGTCACCGCGCTGGGCAGGTGAGCGGGTGTTCACGCTGCCAGCGTCGGTGCGCGTGGTGCTGGCCACCGAGGCGGTGGACATGCGCAAGTCGATTGACGGCCTCATGGCGCTGGTGAAGTCCGCCTGGGGTGAGGACGTCTACTCCGGCCACCTCTTCGCCTTCGTCTCGAGGAGAGGGGACCGCATCAAGGTGCTGACGTGGAGTCGGGGAGGCTTCGTGC
It encodes the following:
- a CDS encoding IS5 family transposase (programmed frameshift), with translation MVRELVPDAFWQRVAPLLPPPRPKKKLGRPRADDRVALEAIVFVLRSGIPWEMLPRKQFGLSGMTAWRRLEEWTRAGVWEQFQERLLDELGLRGKVDFSRASIDSSSVRASKRGPPTGPNPTDSAKAGSKHHLLVDAHGLPLTESVTVANVHDTHELFPLLDSVPAVRMPSGQRRLRPGKLHGDKAYASRRNRRGLRLRGIAPRIARPGVESKERLGRYRWVVERTLAWKNQLRRLRVRDERRDDVHFGFLVLGCCIMLLRRLCSDIC
- a CDS encoding AAA family ATPase, with the translated sequence MKIREVRIRHLRNFGAEMRPIRFYDEETGLVRPLSVMVGSNGSGKSTIFQVMEGLLSFALDVVEDRPITHDIRDNGYAALNVDFGSAPFPQLLGGVWIALGRKDRAPEGFRSLSNQICRIEQRGGSGKPLLQKGPRQALNEWVGRMMRGDAKPEEGGLLFFPHNRWIEHEQRGAIEPPPRSKPWLFRFEPQTRWHGSLSQLWVWQNYLDLEQHREGRASLLPFVQIIEQILGRGQQIVIREGHVQIERPEHGDSVEPHQLPSGEQQVLALFGEIIRFLRPGAVILIDEVEISLHPALQRTVLFHLREIARRYDLQIIVTTHSMDIISAVSPTEIINLDDMVFQEKGRVQGAAK
- the tnpA gene encoding IS66 family insertion sequence element accessory protein TnpA; the protein is MRRPNPDEWKQLVEEFEASGLTQKEFADRQQVSLGGFQYWLYKKSRATPVRRSETAGRPRAAFLPVEVVASP
- a CDS encoding DUF4435 domain-containing protein translates to MSGYQQGQALLNACAAGRGVIVMVEGETPQHDPFFYKRWFDARAREISFFPQNGWSKVVLAVTELRAQLPARPIFGIIDRDFADDAVLQTQATALPADGVFRTGLCTLENYLLVPSGWLRVVNLLYRNSPPVDWSSEADITKRIVDAYRRCVPLAAFNMTVAKEYERLPQDGISYKMHPDAVVAPEGELKTWGLSRSPPLPLEQVFLSNLQKIQSAPQSELEKWVTGKAALKVFLQSMPPKARVSHDHLVSLYLDGYPTPPSEIHALVTRIIDRGGQP
- a CDS encoding IS5 family transposase: MGAVDENAPGPSTGTGRVGHERPLRRLHGGACFARCRRGRPKGGPHEPADHALGRSRGGFSTKLHLTCERHRHVLSIALTAGQASDLVGVFPALEGVRVQGRRGRPRQRPRVLVGDRGYSFGPVRRWARAHHVRAVLPSRSDQPRFNARCRARFDPALYRQRNVIERAVGHLKDKRAVGTRYDKLAVNYLAMVQVALICSYLRHLHPSDRA
- the tnpA gene encoding IS66 family insertion sequence element accessory protein TnpA, with protein sequence MSKPVEKQEWLQVAEAFEASGLTQKEFSTQRGLRLSTLQSWVYRRRRQRPQKVPAVRLLPVEVSAISPPSPALLEVVLASGARLRFPVGADVDYVTRLVTALGR
- the tnpB gene encoding IS66 family insertion sequence element accessory protein TnpB (TnpB, as the term is used for proteins encoded by IS66 family insertion elements, is considered an accessory protein, since TnpC, encoded by a neighboring gene, is a DDE family transposase.), which translates into the protein MFTLPASVRVVLATEAVDMRKSIDGLMALVKSAWGEDVYSGHLFAFVSRRGDRIKVLTWSRGGFVLLYKRLEKGRFRLPKVDADASAVQLDATQLAMLLDGMDVTEVKRSPAWTPPGRTSS